Part of the Companilactobacillus zhachilii genome is shown below.
AACGCAAAAATTAGCTCATGATCACGAGGTGGATCACCGCTTGATTAAGAACGAAAATAAGTATTATGCGCAAGCATCGCGAATCAATTATTACGATTTGGTCATAGAATCAGCACATGATGCAACTTTAGTTGATGCTGATGGAAATGAGTATATCGACTTGTTGGCAAGTGCTTCAGCAATTAACGTTGGTCATACGAATGAAAAGGTTGTTAAAGCTATTCAAGAGCAGGCCGAAAAACTGATTCATTACACACCTGCCTATTTTCATCATCGACCAGCTCAAAAATTAGCTGAACGTTTGGCTAAACTAGTGCCTGGTAGTCCCAAGAAGGTTGTCTTTTCTAATTCTGGCTCAGAAGCTAATGATGCCGTTATTAAATTCTCACGAGCTTACACGGGACGTCAGTATATTGTTTCCTATATGGATGCCTATCATGGGTCGACGTACGGTTCGATGGCTTTATCTGGTGTCAGTTTGAATATGACTCGCAAGATGGGGCCACTCATGCCTGGAGTTGTGCATGTGCCTTATCCAGACTTGTATCGCCGTTATCCTAACGAAACGGAACATGATGTAGCGTTACGTTATTTTGAAAGTTTCAAGGAACCATTTGAAAGCTATTTGCCAGCTGATGAAGTTGCCTGTGTCTTGATTGAACCAATCCAAGGAGATGGGGGTATTCGTAAAGCTCCCGAAGAATACATGCAGCTCGTTTATGAGTTTTGTCATAAGCATGGAATTCTTTTTGCCGTTGATGAAGTCAATCAAGGAATGGGACGCGCTGGCAAAATGTGGAGTTATCAACAATTTTCAGACATTGAACCCGACTTGATGTCCGTTGGTAAGTCACTTGCTTCAGGGATGCCTTTGTCAGCAACGATTGGTAAAAAAGAAATTATGGAAAGCCTCGATTCACCAGCCCATGTTTTTACAACTGCCGGCAATCCAGTCTGTTGTGCCGCTGCTTTAGCAACGTTAGATGTCTTGGAAGAGGAAAATCTTTTCGAAAGATCAGTTACAGAAGGCATTTACGCTGAACAAAGATTTCAAGAGATGAAAAAACATTACCCAGAAATTGGTGATGTAAGAATGTATGGCCTTGACGGTGGAATTGAATTAGTCAAAGACCGTGAATCAAAAGAACCAAATCCCGACTTTGCTACAAAAGTAATTTACTATGCATTTTTGCACGGGGTGGTTATGATTACACTAAAGGGCAATATTCTCAGATTTCAGCCACCACTAGTCATCAGCCATGAAGAATTGGACCAAGCACTCGATGTTTTGGACGATGCTTTTGCCGCTGTCGAAAATAATCAGGTAATTATTCCAAGTAACGAAAAAATTGGTTGGTAAGTAAAAAGGGAGAGATTTTTTTATGAGTGATTTTTTTAAACGTTTGACTTTAAAAGAAGATCCGAGTATATACGAGGATAAAGATTCACATTTAGTTCGAGTTTTAACAGTTAAGGATTTCTTGGCATTGGGAGTAGGGACAATCGTTTCCACATCAATCTTTACTTTGCCCGGAGTCGTTGCTGCACAACACACTGGTCCATCGGTTGTATTCTCATTTATCGGAGCTGCAATTGTAGCTGGCTTAGTTGCCTTTGCCTATGCGGAGATGGCTGCCGCAATGCCATTTGCTGGTTCAGCGTATTCGTGGATCAACGTAATGTTTGGTGAGTTTTTCGGCTGGGTCGCAGGTTGGGCCTTGTTGGCAGAGTATTTCATTGCCTTAGCCTTCGTTGGTTCGGGGTTGTCCGCTAACTTCCGGGGGCTATTGGAACCAATTGGTATTCACTTCCCGAATGCGATTGCCAATACTTTTGGTAATAATGGTGGAATCGTTGATTTAGTGGCCGTCGTAGTAATCGGAGGAGTAGCGTGGCTGATTTCTCATGGTGCCGGTGGTGCCGCTAAAGTTGAAAATGTTTTAGTTGTTTTAAAAGTTTTGGCTATCTTGACCTTTATCGTGGTTGGCTTGACTGCCATTCACGTTGAAAATTATTTTCCATTTATTCCTAAGTATCGAGTTAATCCTGATGGTAGTGCCTTTGGTGGTTGGCAAGGAATTTATGCCGGTGTTTCAATGATTTTCCTATCATATATTGGTTTTGATTCAATTGCTGCCAATTCAGCTGAAGCTAAAGATCCTGGCAAGACCATGCCCCGTGGAATTTTGGGTTCATTGTTGATTGCCGTTGCTTTATTCGTTGCTGTTGCCCTTGTTTTAGTCGGAATGTTCAAATATTCATCATATGCTAACAATGCTGAACCCGTTGGCTGGGCCTTGAGACATGCTGGGCATCCAATTATCGCCAGTGTAATTCAAGCGATTGCCGTTATCGGGATGTTCACAGCCTTGATTGGTATGATGTTGGCTGGTTCACGATTAGTTTATTCATTCGGACGTGACGGAATGTTGCCAGGCTGGCTAGGAAAGTTGAATCACAAAAATCTTCCTAATCATGCCTTACTAGTTATTTCTGTGGTTGCCATTGTGATTGGAGCCTTTTGTCCATTCGCATTCTTAGCACAATTGATTTCAGCGGGTACCTTGATTGCATTCATGTTTGTTTCCTTAGGAATTTATCCATTGAGACGCCGTGAAGGTAAAGATATCGCAATGCCAGATTTCAAAGTTCCTTTGTATCCAGTATTGCCAGCACTTGGCTTTATCGGTTCATTAGTAATTTTCTGGGGACTTGATATTGAAGCTAAGATGTACGCTGGAATTTGGTTCGCGATTGGCTTAGTCGTTTACTTTGGTTATGGGATGCATCATTCGACTTTAGGTAAAAAAGCTGATGCAGAGAAGAAAAATAAGCAATAATTTCAAGCAAAGCAGGCTGGTATGAGCCTGCTTTTTTGGTACACTTATTTCAAAATAAATAAAGCAGGGAATCAATTATGGCTAATACACGAATTTTTCAAATGACGTTTAGTAGTATCTATCCGATGTATGTGCAAAAAGTGGAACGTAAAGGGCAATCTAAGGAAAATGTGGATAAGGTAATATGCTGGCTAACCGGTTATGATGAAGCTGGTTTGGAGGAACAAATTAGTTCTGAAACAACTTTGACAGAATTTTTTGATCAGGCATCACAAATGAATCCTAATGTTTCTCTAATTACGGGCGTGATTTGTGGCGTTAGAGTTGAGAATATTGAAGATCCATTGATGCAGAAGATTCGTTATATGGACAAATTGGTTGATGAAGTAGCAAAGGGTAAGGCTATGGAGAAAATTTTGCGTCATTAAAAATTATGATAAATATATATTTAAATGGTCAATTTTAAATAAAAAATGAATATTTTCTCAGCAAGTAGTAATTTTTTTGCGATAGATTTTAAAATTTAGTGAAAGCGAATACTTAATATCTAAAAATTGATTTTTGGCAACAAAAAAAGCTCCCATATGTGGACGGATATGGAAGCTTTTTTGTTTTCTT
Proteins encoded:
- a CDS encoding DUF2200 domain-containing protein; amino-acid sequence: MANTRIFQMTFSSIYPMYVQKVERKGQSKENVDKVICWLTGYDEAGLEEQISSETTLTEFFDQASQMNPNVSLITGVICGVRVENIEDPLMQKIRYMDKLVDEVAKGKAMEKILRH
- a CDS encoding APC family permease — encoded protein: MSDFFKRLTLKEDPSIYEDKDSHLVRVLTVKDFLALGVGTIVSTSIFTLPGVVAAQHTGPSVVFSFIGAAIVAGLVAFAYAEMAAAMPFAGSAYSWINVMFGEFFGWVAGWALLAEYFIALAFVGSGLSANFRGLLEPIGIHFPNAIANTFGNNGGIVDLVAVVVIGGVAWLISHGAGGAAKVENVLVVLKVLAILTFIVVGLTAIHVENYFPFIPKYRVNPDGSAFGGWQGIYAGVSMIFLSYIGFDSIAANSAEAKDPGKTMPRGILGSLLIAVALFVAVALVLVGMFKYSSYANNAEPVGWALRHAGHPIIASVIQAIAVIGMFTALIGMMLAGSRLVYSFGRDGMLPGWLGKLNHKNLPNHALLVISVVAIVIGAFCPFAFLAQLISAGTLIAFMFVSLGIYPLRRREGKDIAMPDFKVPLYPVLPALGFIGSLVIFWGLDIEAKMYAGIWFAIGLVVYFGYGMHHSTLGKKADAEKKNKQ
- a CDS encoding aspartate aminotransferase family protein; translated protein: MTTQKLAHDHEVDHRLIKNENKYYAQASRINYYDLVIESAHDATLVDADGNEYIDLLASASAINVGHTNEKVVKAIQEQAEKLIHYTPAYFHHRPAQKLAERLAKLVPGSPKKVVFSNSGSEANDAVIKFSRAYTGRQYIVSYMDAYHGSTYGSMALSGVSLNMTRKMGPLMPGVVHVPYPDLYRRYPNETEHDVALRYFESFKEPFESYLPADEVACVLIEPIQGDGGIRKAPEEYMQLVYEFCHKHGILFAVDEVNQGMGRAGKMWSYQQFSDIEPDLMSVGKSLASGMPLSATIGKKEIMESLDSPAHVFTTAGNPVCCAAALATLDVLEEENLFERSVTEGIYAEQRFQEMKKHYPEIGDVRMYGLDGGIELVKDRESKEPNPDFATKVIYYAFLHGVVMITLKGNILRFQPPLVISHEELDQALDVLDDAFAAVENNQVIIPSNEKIGW